The Bacteroidota bacterium genome window below encodes:
- a CDS encoding cysteine--tRNA ligase, giving the protein MLKFYNTASRTIEDFNPIEQGKVRMYCCGPTVYGYQHIGNFRSFFFEDILKRVLIYNGYDVNHVMNITDVGHLTSDEDTGDDKMEKKAAEEGKTVWEVAKFFTDIFMSDMKLLNIIPANTFPRATEYIQEQIDMVKALETKGYTYITSDGVYYDTSKFPDYGKMARLDIEGLRAGERVEFSEEKRNPTDFSVWKFSNKDSQRQMEWDSPWGIGFPGWHLECSAMAKKLLGNHFDIHCGGVDHIPVHHTNEIAQSEVANGEKYVNYWIHGEFLLMGDEKMSKSKGGTLTLSRLKEEGFDPMHYRYFLLNAHYRKKLNFSEEGLQGAKNAYEKLRERILSLKEKAANENASDKPNDYKEKFIDKINNDLGITEALAVLWNMLKDDTLSAKQRLELAFDFDKVFGLQLDKIAKTESSDIPDEIKSLAEQRLQAKKDKNFALSDELRNKIKELGYELKDTKDGYEVKRV; this is encoded by the coding sequence GTGTTAAAATTTTATAATACTGCTTCAAGAACCATTGAGGACTTCAATCCTATTGAACAAGGCAAAGTGCGAATGTACTGCTGCGGTCCGACTGTTTACGGATACCAGCACATCGGGAATTTCCGTTCGTTTTTCTTTGAAGACATCTTAAAAAGAGTTTTGATATACAACGGCTACGATGTAAATCACGTAATGAACATTACTGACGTAGGCCATCTGACTTCAGATGAAGATACCGGTGATGATAAAATGGAAAAGAAAGCTGCCGAAGAAGGCAAGACAGTATGGGAAGTCGCAAAGTTTTTCACAGATATTTTTATGAGCGATATGAAGCTGCTTAATATTATTCCCGCCAATACTTTCCCGAGAGCAACTGAATATATACAGGAACAAATTGATATGGTGAAAGCACTTGAAACAAAAGGATATACATATATTACATCTGACGGAGTTTATTACGATACATCTAAGTTTCCCGATTACGGTAAAATGGCCCGACTTGATATAGAAGGTCTTCGCGCAGGCGAACGCGTTGAATTTTCAGAGGAGAAAAGAAACCCAACTGATTTTTCTGTCTGGAAATTTTCCAATAAAGATTCACAAAGACAAATGGAATGGGACTCTCCCTGGGGAATAGGATTTCCCGGGTGGCACCTGGAATGCTCGGCAATGGCAAAGAAGTTACTCGGAAATCATTTTGATATTCATTGCGGCGGAGTTGACCACATACCTGTTCATCATACAAATGAGATAGCACAGTCGGAAGTCGCTAACGGAGAAAAATATGTTAACTACTGGATACACGGTGAATTTCTTTTAATGGGCGATGAGAAGATGTCGAAATCAAAAGGCGGCACGCTTACTCTCTCACGATTGAAAGAAGAAGGTTTTGACCCTATGCATTACAGATATTTTTTACTGAACGCCCACTACAGAAAAAAATTGAACTTCAGTGAAGAAGGCTTGCAGGGAGCAAAGAACGCCTATGAAAAATTAAGAGAAAGAATTTTATCTCTTAAAGAAAAAGCTGCTAATGAAAACGCATCCGACAAACCTAATGATTACAAAGAAAAGTTCATTGATAAAATAAATAACGACTTAGGAATAACTGAAGCGCTTGCAGTGCTATGGAATATGCTGAAGGATGATACATTATCTGCAAAGCAAAGACTTGAACTGGCATTTGATTTCGATAAAGTGTTCGGATTACAGCTTGATAAAATTGCTAAGACTGAAAGCAGTGATATTCCTGATGAAATAAAATCACTTGCCGAGCAAAGACTTCAGGCAAAGAAAGATAAAAACTTCGCTCTCTCCGACGAGCTGAGAAATAAAATAAAAGAACTCGGCTATGAGTTGAAAGATACAAAAGACGGTTATGAAGTGAAGAGGGTGTGA
- a CDS encoding YceH family protein: MKEKLSAAEVRVLGCLMEKSLTTPEYYPLTLNALTNACNQKSNRNPVVEYSEEEVMNALSTLTQRGFAGKTISEGARAVKYRYVLPYPFMLNEKEKPIICVLLLRGAQTSGELRTRTDRMYDFQSLEEVESVIENLRNRETGPLVKILERMPGQKENRVMHLMGDDEVENSYIKAEPKADLNKNQELEQEIISLKERINKLEEKLDNFIKQFE; encoded by the coding sequence ATGAAAGAAAAACTTTCAGCGGCTGAAGTGAGAGTGCTTGGCTGCTTAATGGAAAAATCGCTTACCACTCCCGAGTACTATCCGCTTACTCTTAATGCGCTTACGAATGCATGTAATCAGAAAAGTAACAGAAATCCTGTTGTTGAATATTCAGAAGAAGAGGTTATGAATGCTTTAAGTACTTTAACACAAAGAGGATTTGCCGGTAAAACAATTTCAGAAGGAGCGAGGGCAGTAAAATACAGATACGTGCTTCCCTATCCTTTTATGCTGAATGAAAAAGAGAAACCAATTATATGTGTGCTTCTTTTGAGAGGTGCACAAACATCAGGAGAGCTTAGAACAAGAACTGACAGAATGTATGACTTCCAATCTCTTGAAGAAGTTGAAAGCGTAATAGAAAATTTAAGAAACCGTGAAACAGGTCCGCTGGTAAAAATCCTTGAGCGTATGCCCGGACAAAAAGAAAACAGAGTAATGCATTTAATGGGAGACGATGAAGTTGAAAACAGTTATATTAAGGCTGAACCGAAAGCTGATTTGAATAAAAATCAGGAATTAGAGCAGGAGATAATTTCATTAAAAGAGCGAATAAACAAATTAGAAGAAAAGCTCGATAATTTTATAAAACAGTTCGAATAA
- the kynU gene encoding kynureninase — protein MNYSTDKNFAVQQDANDSLKNYRDRFYIPVNKDKKEQIYFCGNSLGLQPKTVRACVEQELKDWELMGIEGVTEARNPWLPYHEFLTKQTAHLVGAKENEVVNMNTLSVNLHLMMVSFYRPTKERNKIFIEGTAFPSDQYAVKSQLRFHGYDESSLIEIFPKQGETYIKTEDILDVIEKQGDEIALVMFAGVNYYTGQLFDLKKITEAGHKKGCMVGFDLAHAAGNIDVQLHDWDVDFAVWCNYKYVNGGPGAIAGAFVHERHHADKNIPRFEGWWGNDKQTRFLMKPDFVPIPTVESWQLSNPPILQLASLKASLDIFEEAGINNLREKSKKLTGYLEYLLNENKLTEKLEILTPSDPEQRGCQLSLRFFGNGKEVFNKLISSDVICDWREPDVIRIAPTPLYNKFEEVWEFVEIVKGVIS, from the coding sequence ATGAATTATTCAACAGATAAAAATTTTGCTGTTCAGCAGGACGCAAATGACTCGCTAAAAAATTACCGTGATAGATTTTATATTCCGGTAAATAAAGATAAAAAGGAACAGATTTATTTCTGCGGGAACTCGCTTGGACTTCAGCCGAAGACAGTCCGTGCATGTGTTGAGCAGGAGCTAAAGGACTGGGAACTGATGGGCATTGAAGGCGTGACGGAAGCCCGCAATCCTTGGCTGCCGTATCATGAATTTCTTACAAAGCAGACTGCACACTTAGTTGGAGCTAAAGAGAATGAAGTCGTTAACATGAATACGCTCTCCGTTAATCTTCATTTAATGATGGTCTCGTTTTACAGACCAACGAAGGAACGTAATAAAATTTTTATAGAAGGAACAGCTTTCCCTTCTGACCAGTATGCAGTGAAGTCTCAGCTAAGATTTCATGGATACGATGAAAGCTCACTCATTGAAATTTTTCCTAAGCAGGGCGAAACATACATAAAAACGGAAGACATACTTGATGTAATTGAAAAGCAGGGAGATGAAATTGCTTTGGTTATGTTTGCCGGAGTAAATTATTATACGGGACAGTTATTCGACCTGAAAAAAATTACTGAGGCGGGACATAAAAAAGGATGTATGGTGGGATTTGACTTAGCTCATGCCGCAGGAAATATCGACGTTCAGCTCCATGACTGGGACGTTGACTTCGCTGTATGGTGCAATTATAAATATGTTAATGGTGGTCCCGGTGCAATTGCCGGAGCATTTGTTCATGAAAGGCATCATGCAGATAAAAACATTCCGCGCTTTGAAGGCTGGTGGGGAAATGACAAGCAGACAAGATTTTTAATGAAGCCTGACTTCGTTCCTATTCCCACTGTGGAAAGCTGGCAGCTAAGCAATCCGCCGATATTGCAATTAGCATCACTCAAAGCATCACTTGATATATTTGAAGAAGCAGGAATTAATAATTTAAGAGAGAAGAGCAAAAAGCTTACCGGTTATCTGGAATATTTATTGAATGAAAATAAGTTAACAGAGAAGCTGGAAATCTTAACTCCGTCTGACCCTGAGCAGCGTGGTTGTCAGCTCTCACTTAGATTTTTCGGAAACGGTAAAGAGGTGTTCAATAAATTAATTTCAAGTGATGTAATCTGCGACTGGCGTGAACCTGATGTAATAAGAATAGCACCAACTCCATTATATAATAAGTTCGAGGAAGTCTGGGAGTTCGTTGAGATAGTGAAGGGTGTGATTTCGTAA